The sequence below is a genomic window from Serratia nevei.
CGGCTACAACGATTTGCCAAATGCGCAAATCAAACGCGCCATCGTCTATTTCGCGCAACAAAACCGCTGGGATTTGAGCAACTACAACAGCTTCAATATGAAGGCGCTGGGCGAAGACAGCTACCGCGATCTCAGCGGCATCGCCATTCCAACGCCTAAAAAATGCAAATCGCTGGCGCGCGACTCTTTGAGCCTGCTGGCCTACGCCAACTAATTTCCCCCCTTCTCCCGCCCGCCTAACGCTCTCTCTGTCTGAAATTCAACCGTGCATCGCCAGGCAGAGTTAGCTATGATGTTGCGCCGATTTTTCATGGCTGTTATTACGGAGTATCCCGCACATGACCCAGAAAGAAATTTGGTACGAAACGCTGCATACGGGCTTCGGCCAGTACTTCTCGGTAGAGAAAGTGCTGTACCGCGAGAAGACCGATCATCAGGATCTGGTGATCTTCGAGAACCCGGTGCTGGGGCGCGTGATGGCGCTCGACGGCGTGGTGCAAACCACCGAGCGTGACGAGTTCATCTATCACGAAATGCTGACCCACGTGCCGCTGCTGGCGCACGGCGCGGCGAAGAAAGTGCTGATCATCGGTGGCGGCGACGGCGGCATGCTGCGCGAAGTCAGCCGGCACCCTGGCGTGGAGCAGATCACCATGGTCGAAATCGACGCCGGCGTCGTCGAGTTCTGCCGCCAATACCTGCCCAACCACAGCGCCGGCGCCTATGACGATCCGCGCTTCAAGCTGGTGATCGACGACGGCGTCAACTTCGTGAACCAAACCGACGAAACCTTCGATGTGATCATCTCCGACTGCACCGATCCGATCGGCCCCGGCGAAAGCCTGTTCACCTCGGCGTTTTATGAAGGCTGCGCCCGCTGCCTGAATGAGGGCGGCATTTTCGTCGCGCAAAACGGCGTCTGTTTCCTGCAGCAGGACGAAGCGGTCAACAGCCACGCCAAACTGAGCGGCTACTTTAGCGACGTCAGCTTCTATCAGGCAGCGATCCCGACCTATTACGGCGGCATCATGACCTTTGCCTGGGCAAGCCAGAACCCGGCGCTGCGCCAGATCGATCTGCCTACTCTGCAACAGCGCTTTAACCAAAGCGACCTACACTGCCGTTATTACAACCCGGCAATTCACGTCGGCAGCTTTGCCCTGCCGCAATATTTGCTCAATGCCCTGAACGTAACACGTTAAGCGAGAAGATAAAGGAGGTGGCCCAAATTGCATAAGCTAAAACTGCACGGCTTCAACAACCTGACCAAGAGCCTGAGTTTTTGTATTTACGATATTTGTTACGCCAAGACCGCGGACGATCGCGACGGCTATATCGCCTACATTGACGAACAATATAATGCCAACCGGCTGACCGAGATCCTGAGCGAGACCTGCTCAATCATCGGCGCCAATATTCTGAACATCGCACGTCAGGACTACGAGCCGCAGGGCGCCAGCGTCACCATCCTGGTCAGCGAAGAGCCGATCGATCCGAAAGACGTCGATACGTCGGAACACCCCGGCCCGCTGCCGAACACGGTCGTCGCGCACCTGGACAAGAGCCACATCTGCGTACACACCTACCCGGAAAGCCATCCGGAAGGTGGGCTGTGCACCTTTCGCGCCGATATCGAAGTCTCGACCTGCGGCGTCATTTCGCCCCTCAAGGCGCTGAACTACTTAATTCACCAGCTGGAATCCGACATCGTCACCATGGACTATCGCGTGCGCGGTTTCACCCGCGACGTGAACGGCGTGAAACACTACATCGATCATGAGATCAATTCGATCCAGAACTTTATGTCGGAAGACATCAAGGCGCTGTACCACATGATGGACGTGAACGTTTATCAGGAAAATATCTTCCATACCAAGATGTTGCTGAAGGATTTCGATCTGAAGCACTACCTGTTCAACGCGGCACCGGAAGCGCTGAGCGCCGTCGAACGCAAACAGATCACCGATCTGTTATGGAAAGAGATGCAGGAAATCTATTACGGCCGCAATATCCCGCCTCTGTGATGGAAAGGGCGCGGCACGCCGCGCCCTGATGCTTAGTATTTCAGCATGAAAGAACGGTAGGCCTTCAACACCAGCAGGAAATCCTCAACGCCGCAGAATGAGAGGCTTTCTTCGTCGTAGTAGTTCATCCCCTCTTCCATTTCATCGCCTTCGAACTCCAGCTGATTGGCGCGGATCATCACTTCTTCACCATCCATCAACAGCGTATATTCATGGCCTTCCAGCTGCCATTGACGTTCGCTGCCTTTGACCTCGGCCGCACCGGCTTCTATGCGGTCCAGCAGGTTGAAATCGCCTTTGACTTCTTCGTTGATCCAGTGGCCAATCGCTTCATGCCCCATCGAAAATCTGACGATCACCTGACCGGTAACGTCACGCAGAAATTCGTAATCCATAGCATGCCCTCCTGAGCCCTTTTTCTTAGTGTAAACATAAATTGATTGCTAACTCAGTGAGCGCTCGCAAAGTTGGCAACTCGGCAAAATAAAACCTTGGCGGCGCGCAATATAGCGGCTTGCGGCGGCGATGGGAAGACGCCGGCCGCGATCCCTCAAGGAAAGCGAAACGGTGCCTCGTCGCCGCGCGGCGCATGCCCGCCATGAGAAAGTCGGCCGACAATTCGCCGAACGCCGGTTATTTATTTGAATCATGTAGATACCGTGGAGATGTATGTCACGATTTTATCGGGATTATGATTTCCCTTTAAAATAAATAAGTTACTGATTCCTGGCGCGACGCGACTTTATTGACATCCCCTCAATATCGATTAGCTTTTAAATAAAGGAGCTCTAATTATGTTCACCAGCGGCCAGAGGTGTTCTCACCTCATTCATACCTATCACCACGATCAGGATGTGTGCCATGAAATACATAACCTCCATTATCGCACTGAGCATGATGTTCTCTGCATCGGCGTTCGCCGCCAAACAAATCACCCTTGAAGAATCCGCCAACTACACCAAACTCGGCGATCTCTCCATTCAACAGACCGGCGTGCCTACCGTCGGCCATAAATATATTTCCTCAGAGGTTGATAAGAAATGTAATGAACTCAGCGGGCTGGATGGGAAGGACTGCTTCTATCGCATCATCTCCGCCACCGGGCAAGAGAGCGATCACAAAGATATCCACGTGGAAATATTCAAAAAATAGCGGGCAGGCTTTGAACGTAAAATAAAAAAAACGGGGCCCTGGAAAGGGCCCCGCTGCTTGGGATTGACGCTGAATTAAACCGCGGTCTGGAAGATCACGCCGTCGGCTTTTTCGGTGTACTGCCCCAGTTGGTCAAAGTTCAGATAGCGGTAGGTATCCGCCGCCGTCTTGTCGACCTGCGCCATATAGGTCTGGTACTCGTCCGGCGTCGGCAGGCGGCCCAGCAGGGACGCAACCGCAGCCAGTTCGGCAGACGCCAGATAGACGTTGGCACCGGTGCCCAGACGGTTCGGGAAGTTACGGGTCGAGGTGGAGACCACCGTCGCACCGTCCGCCACGCGAGCCTGGTTGCCCATGCACAGCGAACAGCCCGGGATCTCGATGCGCGCCCCGCTCTTGCCGAAGACGCTGTAGTAGCCTTCTTCGGTCAGCTGAGCCGCGTCCATCTTGGTTGGCGGCGCCACCCACAGACGGGTCGGCAGCTGGCCCTTGTGCTGATCCAGCAGCTTGCCGGCCGCGCGGAAGTGGCCGATGTTGGTCATGCAAGAACCGATGAACACTTCATCGATTTTGCTGTTGGCCACGTCAGACAGCAGGCGCGCATCGTCAGGATCGTTCGGTGCGCACAGGATCGGCTCTTTGATCTCGTTCAGATCGATGTCGATCACCGCCGCGTATTCCGCATCCGCATCGCCTTCCAGCAGCTGCGGATCCGCCAGCCATTTTTCCATGCCCTGAATACGGCGCTCCAGCGTACGGCGATCGCCGTAGCCTTCGGAGATCATCCACTTCAGCAGCACGATGTTGGAGTTCAGGTACTCTTCGATCGGCGCCTTGTCCAGCTTGATGGTACAACCGGCGGCGGAACGTTCGGCGGACGCATCGGTCAGCTCAAACGCCTGCTCAACCTTCAGATCCGGCAGGCCTTCGATCTCCAGAATACGGCCGGAGAAGATGTTTTTCTTGCCCTTCTTCTCGACGGTCAGCAAGCCTTGCTGGATCGCGTAGTAAGGGATGGCGTGCACCAGATCGCGCAGGGTGATGCCCGGCTGCATTTTGCCTTTGAAGCGCACCAGCACCGACTCAGGCATATCCAGCGGCATCACGCCGGTCGCGGCGGCAAACGCCACCAGGCCGGAACCGGCCGGGAAGGAGATGCCGATCGGGAAGCGGGTGTGGGAATCGCCGCCGGTGCCGACGGTGTCAGGCAGCAGCATGCGGTTCAGCCAGGAGTGGATCACGCCGTCGCCCGGACGCAGCGAGACGCCGCCGCGGTTCATGATGAAGTCAGGCAGCGTGTGGTGCGTGGTCACGTCGACCGGTTTCGGGTACGCGGCGGTGTGGCAGAACGACTGCATGACCAGATCGGCGGAGAAGCCGAGGCAGGCCAGGTCTTTCAGCTCATCGCGGGTCATCGGGCCGGTGGTGTCCTGAGAACCGACGGAGGTCATCTTTGGTTCACAGTATTCGCCAGGGCGAATGCCAGCGACGCCGCAGGCGCGGCCGACCATTTTCTGCGCCAGCGAGAAGCCTTTGCTGCTGGCGGCAACCGGCTTGGCGATACGGAACACCTCGCTGTGCGGCAGACCCAGCGCTTCGCGCGCCTTGGTGGTCAGGCCGCGGCCGATGATCAGCGGGATACGGCCGCCGGCGCGCACTTCATCCAGCAGCACGTCGGTTTTCAGTTCGAAGTTGGCGATCAGCGCGCCGGTTTCGTGGTTGCGCACTTCACCTTTGTACGGGTAAACGTCGATCACGTCGCCCATGTTCAGCTCGGACACGTCCACTTCGATCGGCAAGGCGCCGGCATCTTCCATGGTGTTGAAGAAGATAGGCGCAATCTTGCCGCCCAGCACCACGCCGCCGCCGCGCTTGTTCGGCACGTGCGGGATGTCGTCACCCATAAACCACAGCACGGAGTTGGTGGCGGATTTACGGGAAGAGCCGGTGCCGACCACGTCGCCGACGTAGGCCAGCGGGAAGCCTTTCTTGTTCAGCAGCTCGATCTGTTTGATCGGGCCGACGCTGCCCGGCTGATCCGGCACGATGCCTTCACGTTCGTTTTTCAGCATCGCCAGCGCGTGCAGCGGGATGTCCGGGCGCGACCAGGCGTCCGGCGCCGGGGAAAGGTCGTCGGTGTTGGTTTCGCCGGTGACTTTGAACACGGTGACGGTGATCTTTTCTGCCAGCTCAGGGCGCGACAGGTACCATTCGGCGTCGGCCCAGGACTGCATGATCTGCT
It includes:
- the speE gene encoding polyamine aminopropyltransferase, translating into MTQKEIWYETLHTGFGQYFSVEKVLYREKTDHQDLVIFENPVLGRVMALDGVVQTTERDEFIYHEMLTHVPLLAHGAAKKVLIIGGGDGGMLREVSRHPGVEQITMVEIDAGVVEFCRQYLPNHSAGAYDDPRFKLVIDDGVNFVNQTDETFDVIISDCTDPIGPGESLFTSAFYEGCARCLNEGGIFVAQNGVCFLQQDEAVNSHAKLSGYFSDVSFYQAAIPTYYGGIMTFAWASQNPALRQIDLPTLQQRFNQSDLHCRYYNPAIHVGSFALPQYLLNALNVTR
- the yacL gene encoding protein YacL; the protein is MDYEFLRDVTGQVIVRFSMGHEAIGHWINEEVKGDFNLLDRIEAGAAEVKGSERQWQLEGHEYTLLMDGEEVMIRANQLEFEGDEMEEGMNYYDEESLSFCGVEDFLLVLKAYRSFMLKY
- the acnB gene encoding bifunctional aconitate hydratase 2/2-methylisocitrate dehydratase translates to MLEEYRKHVAERAAEGIAPKPLDATQMAALVELLKNPPKGEEEFLLDLLINRVPPGVDEAAYVKAGFLAAIAKGEATSPLVTPEKAIELLGTMQGGYNIHPLIEALDNETLAPIAAKALSHTLLMFDNFYDVEEKAKAGNPHAKQIMQSWADAEWYLSRPELAEKITVTVFKVTGETNTDDLSPAPDAWSRPDIPLHALAMLKNEREGIVPDQPGSVGPIKQIELLNKKGFPLAYVGDVVGTGSSRKSATNSVLWFMGDDIPHVPNKRGGGVVLGGKIAPIFFNTMEDAGALPIEVDVSELNMGDVIDVYPYKGEVRNHETGALIANFELKTDVLLDEVRAGGRIPLIIGRGLTTKAREALGLPHSEVFRIAKPVAASSKGFSLAQKMVGRACGVAGIRPGEYCEPKMTSVGSQDTTGPMTRDELKDLACLGFSADLVMQSFCHTAAYPKPVDVTTHHTLPDFIMNRGGVSLRPGDGVIHSWLNRMLLPDTVGTGGDSHTRFPIGISFPAGSGLVAFAAATGVMPLDMPESVLVRFKGKMQPGITLRDLVHAIPYYAIQQGLLTVEKKGKKNIFSGRILEIEGLPDLKVEQAFELTDASAERSAAGCTIKLDKAPIEEYLNSNIVLLKWMISEGYGDRRTLERRIQGMEKWLADPQLLEGDADAEYAAVIDIDLNEIKEPILCAPNDPDDARLLSDVANSKIDEVFIGSCMTNIGHFRAAGKLLDQHKGQLPTRLWVAPPTKMDAAQLTEEGYYSVFGKSGARIEIPGCSLCMGNQARVADGATVVSTSTRNFPNRLGTGANVYLASAELAAVASLLGRLPTPDEYQTYMAQVDKTAADTYRYLNFDQLGQYTEKADGVIFQTAV
- a CDS encoding YacC family pilotin-like protein, whose translation is MKKTTLSMLLLAMLGFSNASLALNESEAEDLADLTAVFIYLKNDCGYNDLPNAQIKRAIVYFAQQNRWDLSNYNSFNMKALGEDSYRDLSGIAIPTPKKCKSLARDSLSLLAYAN
- the speD gene encoding adenosylmethionine decarboxylase, with protein sequence MHKLKLHGFNNLTKSLSFCIYDICYAKTADDRDGYIAYIDEQYNANRLTEILSETCSIIGANILNIARQDYEPQGASVTILVSEEPIDPKDVDTSEHPGPLPNTVVAHLDKSHICVHTYPESHPEGGLCTFRADIEVSTCGVISPLKALNYLIHQLESDIVTMDYRVRGFTRDVNGVKHYIDHEINSIQNFMSEDIKALYHMMDVNVYQENIFHTKMLLKDFDLKHYLFNAAPEALSAVERKQITDLLWKEMQEIYYGRNIPPL